TCGGGAAAGTTGAACCACAGCTCCTGGCGAAGGTGTTTCATGAAAATTGTTCCCCCTTAAAAAAACGCGCGCGCACGTTAGCACGAAGAGGCGGGAAGTTTGAAAGTCTGGAAGTCCGGAAGTCCAGAATGTCACCGCCTACCGCCCCGCTTGAGCCGGCGCGCCGGCGTGTGTCATCGTAGGGCATGCCTTCCGATCCGCATCGCAACCACCGCCGCCGCCTGATCGTCCTTGTCGTTATCCTTGTCGCGCTTCTTGCCGTGTCCGCCTTCGCCGGCGGATACGACGACGCGCGCGAACGGATGGTGAAAACGACGATCGCGGATCGCGGCGTCACGGACGAGCGCGTCCTCGCCGCGATGCGCAAGGTGCCGCGTCACGAGTTCGTTCCCCCGGCGCTGCGCCCGATCGCCTACACCGACACGGCCTTGCCGATCGCGCGCGGGCAGACGATCAGCCAGCCGTACATCGTCGCGTTCATGACCGAGGCCGCGAGGATCGGGCCGAAGGACAAGGTGCTCGAGATCGGAACCGGCTCCGGATATCAGGCCGCGGTGCTCGCCGAGGTTGCGCGCGAGGTCTACTCGATCGAGATTCTCTGCGACCTTGCCGAAAGCGCGCAGAAAACGCTGAAGCGCATCGGTTATGGCCGGGTGAAGGTGAAGTGCGGGGACGGCTTTCGGGGATGGCCGGAGAATGCGCCGTTCGACGCGATCCTCGTGACCGCCGCGCCAAAGGAAGTTCCCAGGCCGCTCATCGAACAGCTCGCCGAGGGAGGCCGCCTTGTAATTCCCGTGGGCGAGTCATTCCAGAACCTGGCGCGATACGTCAAACGCAAGGGCGATTTCGTGCGCGAAGATCTGCTGCCCGTGCGTTTCGTGCCGATGACCGGGCCGGGCACCGGCGTGCCGACGCCAACCGCGCCATGACGCGCCGCGTCGCATGAGTTTCGAGCCTTTGCGCGTCCCTCGCCCGGCCGCTTACGCCATCGTGGCGGCGCTGTTTGGCGTGGTTATCTACCTTGCCGCGAACCTTGTGACCGACGAGCCGGCGATATATCTCGACCTGACCCTTGAATGGGACGAGGCGCGCACGGACCACGAATTTTACACGATGACGAACGTGGAAGGAGACGCGCCTGCGCGGCAGGTCGTCGAGATCGGCGTGCCGTGTGCCGTCGATCGGCGCACGCTCGTGAATCATCTGCGCGGCGCCCTGTTGGCGGCCGAAAATACGGCCGAGCGCGACGAGCCCTGCATCGGCGCGCGCGCGTGGCTCGTGGAATATGGCGACCGCCGCTGCGGGCCGATCGCCGCCGCGCGTTTCTGCCCGCGCGGCAACATCAAACCGCCCTGGCGATTCGAATTGATGTGGCGCGACCCGCGCGAGATCGCACCCGCCGGCATTGATCCCTGGGAGTTCATCGATGGCGTTTGCCGTTCGGCGATCAAGGACGTCCGCTGCCCGTTCGACCCGGCCGCCGCGGTCATTCCGTTGCAGGGAATGGTGTTGAGCGAACCGGTGGTGATCGAGCGGGAATATCGGGCGACAGGCGACTGATGGCTTTTCAACACAAAGTCACAAAGGGCACGAAGGTCAGACACAAAATGACTTTTGTGTCGTTCGTGTATTTTGTGGTTTTGTGTTGAATTGCGATTCGACCGCGATCAGCCGGCCGCCTCCGCCAGTTCCCCCGCGGTCACGAACTCCACGCCGCGCAATTTGAGATCGCGAATCAACGCGCGCAGGCGCGGCTCCATCTTCGCGAGGTTGTTGTAGTGGCGAAATCGCGCGCCGGCGGAGATGCCCGACACGCGCGGCTGGGCAGGATCAAACTCCCACGGGTGGCAGTAGAAAACCGCGTGGCCGAAGGCGTCGAGAACGCGGTGCATACCCGCGTTGTAGATCGGGCCGGGGATCAGGCGAAAGTATCCGCCGCCGCCCCACCCCACGCGCTTTCCCGCGAACGGCAGGTTCGCGACGCCAAGCTCGGTGAAACCGTCCGCGTCGCGAAGGATGCCCGGCGCGATCCGATCGAACGCCGAAAAGTCCGCTCGGCCGTAGCGGTCGTGTCCGCTCGTGTCGTTGTATGACGCGTCGTAGCGATAACCGCATTCGCGAGCGATACGCACGACGCGGTCGTCGATCGAAAAACTCGGCGCTCGATAGCCCGCGATTTCGGCGCCCGCGATCCGTTCGAGCACGCGTTTGCTTTCGGCGAGATTCCAGCGCACGCGCTCCTCGTCGTGCTCGAAATTCGAGATGTGATCCATGCTGTGCGACGCGATCTCAAATCCCTCGCCCGCAATGCGTTTGACGAGATCGGGATAGCGTTCGGCCACCTGCCCGACCACAAAAAACGTCGCGCGGCCGACGCCTTCCTCACGCAGGATCGCGAGCACGCGCTCCGTCGCCGGCACGACGCGCGATTCGAGGTTCGGCCACGACGAGATCGGGCATGCCGGGCGCAGGTTCTCGACCATGAACCATTCCTCGACATCGACGGTGAGGGCGAAACGGTGCGTCATTGACGTGATACTAGCGGGCGCCGTGCCGTGACGCGACAAGTTTTTGACCATTTCGCGAAGGATTCCTCCGTGTTCTCCGTGTCTCCTCCGTGATCTCCGTGTACCGCCGAATGCGTTCCCGCGTGTTGCGCGCCCGCGCCGCGAAATGCCAATATGCGCGCGCGTTTTGGGAGGTTCGATGAAGGGCATCATTCTGGCCGGCGGGACCGCGACGCGGATGCGCCCGCTGACCGACATCACGAACAAGCACCTTTTGCCCGTCGGGCGCGTGCCGATGATTTACCACCCCATCGCCAAATTTAAGCGCGCGGGGATCACGGACATCCTCGTCGTCACCGGCCGCGACCACATGGGGCACATGGTTCAGCAGCTCGGCTCGGGCCACCAGTTCGGCCTGGAATTCACGTTTCGCGTGCAGGACCGGCCCGGCGGTATCGCCCAGGCTTTGGGCCTTGCGCGCGGGTTTGCCGCGGGCGACGCCGTGGCCGTGCACCTTGGCGACAACATCTTCGAGGACGACATCGCGCCGTTCGCCGACGATTTCCGCGCCGGCGACGCCCACGGCGCGATGATCTTCGTCAAGGAAGTGGACGATCCGGAGCGCTTCGGCGTCGCGACGATCGAAGGCGACCGCGTCACCGGCATCGAGGAAAAACCCGCGAACCCCCGATCGAATCTCGCGGTGACGGGACTGTATTTTTACGACGCCACGGTGTTTGATGTCGTGCCGACGCTTGTGCCGTCCCGGCGCGGCGAACTTGAAATCACGGACGTGAACAACCACTACATCCGCCGCGGCGAGATGCGCCTGGCCCGCGTGTCCGGATTCTGGTCGGACGCGGGCACGTTCGAATCGTGGCACCGCGCCAACGCGGTGGCCTTTTCCATGGACTTCGGCGACCTGTTCGAGAAGGAATGACGATGGCGCGCGAACTGATCCACGGCGTAAAAGTCAAACCGCTCCGCGTCATCCCCGACGAACGCGGGCGGCTGATGGAAATCCTTCGCGTCGACGACGATATCTTCGAGAAATTCGGCCAGGTGTACATGACGACCGCCTACCCCGGCGTCGTGAAAGCGTGGCACTACCACCACCTGCAAACGGACCACTTCGCCGTCGTGCGCGGGATGATGAAGCTCGTGCTGTGGGACGGGCGCGATCCCGCGCTCGGACACGGATACCAGGGGGAAACGTCGCCGACCGCGAACATGGTGAACGAGTTTTTTCTCGGCGTGCACAATCCCATGCTCGTGAAGATCCCCGCGCTCGTCATGCACGGCTTCAAGGCCGTCGGCGACGAAGAGGCCATCGTCATCAACACGCCGACGATGCCCTATCGCTACGACGATCCCGACGAGTTCCGCATCGATCCGCATGATGGCGGCATCCCGTACGACTGGTCGCGGAAAGACGGCTAGATGGCCGCCCGGCGTATCCTCGTCACCGGCGCGGCCGGTTTCATCGGCGCAAATTTCGTTCGCGAACTGCTCGGCGCCGACCCCGAAGCGTTTGTCGTGGGGCTGGACGCGCTGACGTATGCCGGCAACCTGGAAAACCTCGCCGGCCTGCCGGACGACCGCTTCCGGTTCGAGAAGGCGGATATCCGCGACCGCGATCGGCTCGACGCCCTTTTCGCGCAAGACCGCTACACGCACGTCGTCAACTTCGCGGCGGAAAGCCACGTCGATCGTTCGATCGCCGGGCCGGAGATCTTCGTCGACGTCAACGTGCGCGGCACGCTGACGCTTCTGGAAGCCGTACGGCGTCACGGCGGCGCGCGCTTCGTGCAGATCGGCACCGACGAGGTGTACGGCTCGCTCGGCCCCGAGGGCGCGTTCACCGAGGACAGCCCGATCAGGCCGAGCAGCCCCTACTCCGCGTCGAAGGCCGGCGCCGACCACATCGCGCTCGCGTATCACGTGACGTTCGGGATGGACGTTCTTGTGACGCGGTGCTCGAACAATTACGGGCCGTATCAATTTCCCGAAAAGCTCATCCCGCTGATGATCCTGAACGGCCTGCGCGGCGAGCCGCTGCCCGTGTACGGCGACGGCAAAAACGTGCGCGACTGGATCCACGTGCGCGATCACGCGCGCGCGATTCTCTCCGTCATCGAACGCGGGCGCGCGGGCGAGGTTTACAATATCGGCGCGAAAAACGAATGGGCGAATATCGATATCGTGCATCTGGTTTGCGACATCGTGGACGAAACGCGCGGTAACGCGCCGGGCACGAGCCGAAAGCTCATCCGTTTCGTGAAGGACCGTCCGGGGCACGACCGCCGCTACGCGATCGATTCGGCGAAGCTCGCGCGCGAGATCGGCCACGAGGCTTCGATCGATTTTCCGGCGGGAATTCGCGAGACGGTGGCGTGGTACGTCGAAAACGAATCGTGGTGGACGCGCATCCTCTCCGGCGAATACAGGCGTTACTACGACGCGATGTACAAGGATCGCGGCGCGGCGGACGCGTAGCGAGAGAGAGATTCCTTGTTGACGCACCGTTGTGCTTTGAGCGCGACCGCCAGCCGGGGCTGGCCAGGTCCTTCGCTTCGCTCAGGATGACGAAAAGTCTCGCAGGATGACGAAAAGTCGCTCAGGATGACGAAAAGTCGCGCAGGATGACGAAAAGTCGCCCAAGATGACGAAAAGGCCCGCGCGGGGCCTTTTCGATGAGCCGTTTCCGGCAAATTCACCACGTCATCAGTACTTCACGCCGCAGCCGTACGCCTTGGTCTGCGCCGGGTCGGGCGTCTTGCCGGCCTTGTGCGCGGCGAGCGCCTTGTCGATGTAGTTGGTGACGCCATCCTTCTTGCGCGGGCTCGCGTTGTCGTCCATCGCGCCGGCATAAATCACCTTGCCCTTTTCGTCGATAACGAACATGTGGGGCGTCGTTTTCGCGCCGTAGCTCTTTCCGACCGTTCCGTCCTTGTCGTAGAGCGTCGTCGTCGCGTCGCCGTTTTCGTCGAGCCATTTTTTGTATTCCGCGGGCTCGAGGTAATCGCCGTGATCGGCCTTCGTGCTGTTGACCGCGAGGAACACGACGTCGGGGTGATTTTCCGCAAGCGTCGGCATCGTCTTTTCCTTCGCGTGCCGGACGATGAACGGGCAGCCTGGATTCGTCCATTCGAGCACGACGACCTTGCCCTTGTACGCGTCAAGCGCGTGCGTCTTGCCGTCGATGCCCGTCAGCGAAAACGCGGGCGCGGCGTCCCCGACTCTGACATCCGCCAACCCCTTTTCGGCACAGCCCGCGACGACGAACATCACCGCGAGGATCGCCACAATTCCACCGGTGTTTAGACCTCGTTTCATGAATCCTCCGTTAAAAACCCGCTCCCTGACGGTCGCGGTCCCAATGATCAGACCCGCTTCCTCACGGTCGCGGTTCCAATGATCAGACCCGCATCCTGATGGTTGCGGTTCGTATCCGGATCTGGAAAAACGCGGGCACGGTCAAATGCGCGCCGCCGCGGCGTAGCGCGCCTCGACGTCCGCGAAATCCACGACGTTCCACCACGCCTTGATGTAGTCGCCGCGCTTGTTTTGGTACTTCAGGTAATACGCGTGCTCCCAGACATCGACGACAAGAATCGGGATCGCTCCGACGACCGACGTGTTCTGGTGATTGTGGACCGAAAGAACGTAGAGCTTCCGAAACAGGGGGTGATACGCCAGCATCCCCCAGCCGTTACCCTCGACCTTTCCCGCCGCGGCGGTCAGGTGCGTTTTCATTTTGTCGAGCGAGCCGAAATCGCGCGCGATCGCATTGGCGAGCGCCCCTTCGGGCGCGCCCTTTTTCGCGTCCGCCGGCTTCATGTTGTTCCAGAACGTCGTGTGATTGGCGTGGCCGCTGCCGTGAAATGCCAGCGCCAATTCCGCCTTGCCGATCGCGCCGGCGTCGCCGGCGTCGCGCGCCTTTGCCAGCGCCTGTTCCGCCTCGTTCAGGCCGTCCACGTAGCCCTTGTGGTGGATGTCGTGATGGAGCTGCATCGTTTTGGCGTCGATGTGCGGTTCAAGCGCGTCGTAGGCGTACGGCAGCGGCGGCAGCTCGTGTTTGCCGTCGGCAACGTAACCGGCGCCGGGCAGCGCCACCTTTTGCAGACTCGGCTTGTCGGCCAAGGCGGATCGCCGGTCGAATAGCGCCAGCCCGCCAAGGGCGGCCGCGGATGCCGCCAATACGTTTCGTCGCGTCGGCATCAAGATTTCCTCCTCGATAAAGGGACCCCGGCGTCGCCGGGCAAGACTAGGCGCGCACGACCGCGCTTTCCGTGGAGCCGATTACGCTTTTGAACGACGGCTCTATCGGCCGCGAACGATGTGCCCGAGCGAGCGCTCCTGCCTTTCGCGCAGGCCGATATCGATCAACTCGTAGACCTTCGCCTTCACGATTTCCTGACACTCCTCGACGATGGCGGGGTCATTTTCGGCTTCCGGCGGATACGGAAGATGGATCGGCTCGCCCACGTATTGCGTCATTTTGACGGGTAGCGGGAACAGGCCGAGTCCGACCGGCACGCTGATCGGCAGCAACACCTTCTTCGTGCGGAACAATTGGTAGGCGGTGGTGTAGCCGTCGAAAAAAACGCGGTAGGTGTCGTCCGTGCCCACGTTCGCGGACGGGATGATCGGCGCGCGGTTGCGAAGCGCCAGGCGGACAAAGCCTGTGCGCCCGCGCCACAAAAGCCGGTAGCGGTATTTCGAGGATTTCCACGCCTCCTTCGACCCGCCGGGCATGATGAAGATGAGGTTCTCGTCTTGCAGCAGGCGATCGCCGTTTTCGTGGCTGCCGACCACCATCCCCATATCCATGAAAAGTTGGCGCAGCCACGGCAGGCGATAGATGCGCCAGTCCGTCAGGCCGCGTCCCCAACGGCCGCGATGCCGCCAGATTTCGTAGAACAAAAACCAACCGTCCACCGGCAGAAGGCCGTGATTCGATACGATGATCGCACGGCCCTTGCGGGGGATGTGTTCAAGGCCGTTGACCTCGTAGCGGAAATAGGTTTTCAGCACCCACTCGAGCGGTTCGAGCGCGTGCAACACCTCCTCGCGCACAAGGTCGAGGCGATCTTCGTCGCCGTCGCGATAGCTGTCGTACGGAACGTATTTTTCCACCGCTTTCCAGACATTGCGCAAAAACGCGAAGAACTGCTCGGAGGGCAATTCGAAATCGTCCGTGCTTTTGGGTGCGGCGATATCGACGCTTTCGGCCGGCTTAACGGCGCGCGCAACCGCCTCTTCCTCGCCCGCGCGACGCAAGATCAGCCGGCGGACCCGCGCGCGGTCCTCCGGCGAGAGGCGCTCATAGTCGCCGACCAGCCGTTCGATCGACGGTTTGCGCGCGGCGTCTCCTGGCTTAACATCGCTCGCGGGGCGCCGGGCTCCGTTTTGCTGTTCGCGCCGTTCCTTTTCCAGCGTGGAGGTCGCCAATCGTGCCTGCCTTTCTGTCACGCGTGACGCTCGGTCGCTCGGGGTTGTCGGTCGGTCCGCTCGGCATCGCCGGCGGATACGGCGTCGGCTATCGCGGCCTGTTCAAAGCTTTTGATGCCGGCGTCAATTACTGGTACCACGGATCGAGGCGCGCCGGCGGCATGTCCGCCGCCATCCGCGACCTGTGTGCCGCGGGCCATCGTAGCGACCTCGTCATCGTCCTGCAAAGCTATTCGCGATCGGGCGCGCTTTTGACCGCGACGACGCAGTTTGGCATGAAGCGGCTCGCGATCGAACAGCTCGACGTGCTTTTGCTCGGCTGGTTTGACCGGCCGCCGCCGGCGCGGGTGCTCGACGCGGCGCGCGATCTTCGCGAAAAGGGGCTCGTCCGGCACATCGCGATCTCCTCGCACAACCGGCCTCGCTTTCTCGAATACGCGGGAATCGACGACATCGACATCCTGCACGTGCGCTACAACGCCGCGCACACCGGCGCGGAAAACGAGGTGTTTTCGCATCTTCCCGCGCCGCGCCCCGGCGTCGTTTCGTACACGAACACGCGCTGGGGGCATCTGCTGAAATCAAGGTTGATGCCCGACGGCGAAACGCCGATGCGCGGGCGCGACTGCTACCGCTTCGCGATGAGCCATCCTTCGGTCGATGTGGCGATCGCGGGTCCGTCGAACGCCGACGAGCTCGACGAGGCGCTGGCCGCCCTTGTCGAGGGGCCGATCCTGCCGGACGAAGAGGAGCGATTCCGGCGGATCGGAAGCCACGTGCGCGCGCACGGCCCGGTGCGCACGCGCCCTTTCTGGAGCGGCGCCTAGGACGCTCCGTCACCCCCGAGCGACGCGTGCGTTCCGTCGCAGTACGGCTTGTTGCCGCTGTGCTTGCACTGGCACAGGGCGACGCGCTTTTTCTCCGTCAGTTCGACAACGCGCGGCGAAAACTCCGTGCCTCGATGCGATCCGTCGCAAAACGGCTGATTTTGCGAATCCCCGCACGCGCACCATTTGTACGTGCCGGGTTCCAGCTCAAGAACGGCCGGGAATCGTTCGGCGATCCTGGGGTCTGCCATCGGTTCCTCCCATTGCGTGGTTACTTCGCGTCATGGCGCGCGATGCCAAGCTGTTCGCGAAAGGTCGCGGTGTCCGTCGCCGGCCGCTCGCACGCGCCCTGCCGGCAGACATAAGCGGTGCCCGCCCCGCCAAGCGGCGTCTTGCCCGCGGTGATCGGAACGGCTTGCGCGGGCGTATCATCCTTAGCCCCGTCGCCTTCGGGTACGACGGCCAGGACGACGTGCGGCAGGAAATTTTCGCGAACGACCTCCAGAAACGGTTCGACGTCGCCGTCGGCGGGACGCACCAGCACGACCTCGCGCGTCGCGGCGTGACGAAAGTCGATGGCGATCAGCATCTCCGACAGGGCGACCGGCGCGCGCTCGAGGACGGGAGAAAACGCGCTCAACAACTTGTCCGCGCGCGCGCGGTAGGCGTCGTCGGCCGTGTAGGCGTGCAATCGCAGAAGGTTCTGGCAGGCGATGGAATTGCCGGACGGCTCGGCGCCGTCGTAGGCGGGTTTCTCGCGCGCAAGCAGCGCCTCGTGATCGTTCGCGGTCATGAAATACCCTCCCGCCTCGTCGGCGTAATGTCCATCGAGCGTGGTCTGTAACGCCGTGGCCTGGGTGAACCAACGCACATCCCCGGTCGCCTCGAAAAGTGAAAGCAGGCCCGCGATCATGAAGGCGTAGTCGTCCAGGTACGCCCGATGCCGCGCGCGGCCGTCCTTCCAGGTGTGGAAAAGGCGGCCGTCGCGGCGCATTTCGGACAACACGAAATCGGCGGCGCGAGTCGCGCGGGCGATGGCGTCGGGGTCGTCGAGCACGAGACCCGCCCGCGCGAGGGCCTGAATCATGAGGCCGTTCCACGACGCGAGGATCTTCTCGTCGCGCAGCGGCGCGGGGCGCCCCGCGCGCACGGCCAGGAGCCATTCGCGCGCCTCGTCGATGACGCGGCGCAGCTCACCCGCGTCCATCGACAATTCGCGCGCCACCTCGCCGATCGGACGCGGCGTGTTAAGGATATTGCGTCCCTCGAAGTTGCCGTGCGGCGTCACCGCGTAATAGCGGCTGACGATTCCGGCGCGCTCGCCGCCGAGCGCGTCGGCCAATTCATCGGGCGTCCACGTGAAAAACCAGCCTTCCTCCATGTGGCCGTCGGGCGTGACGCTGTCGGCGTCGGTCGCGGAATAGAAAGCGCCCTCGGGCGAGGTCATGTCGCGCGCGACATATTGGACAATCTCGCGCGCGACGCGCTCGAAATCCGGATCGCCCGTGGTTTGCCAGCCCTCGAGGTACGCCGCGAGCAGCAGCGCGTTGTCGTAGAGCATTTTCTCGAAGTGCGGCACGAGCCACGCCTCGTCCACGGAATAGCGGTGGAATCCGCCGGCGACGTGGTCGTACATGCCGCCCGCGGCCATCCGGCGCAGCGTGTTCGCGGCCATTTCGCGGTATTCGGGCTTGTTCGTCAGGCGGACGTAGCGCAAGAACAGCCGCACCGGCAGGCTGCTCGGAAATTTCGGCGACCCGGCCATGCCGCCGTACATGTCGTCGTAATTCGCGGTGTAATAACGCATTGCCTCGTGCACGGCGTCGAGCGTCGGGGCGTCGCCGGTCTGCCGCTGCGAGAGATTCGCGCGTATGGCCTCGGCAACGCGCGCGGCCGAACTGGCGACGCGATCGGGCTGCTCGTGAAAGGCCTGGGACAATCGATCGAGCAGCGACAGAAACCCGACGGGGGAGCCGCGATCGCCGTCGCGCGCGGGAAAATACGTGCCGCCGTAGTACGGCTTGCGATCGTGCGTCAGCCAGACGGTCATCGGCCAGCCGCCGTGCCCGGTCAGCATCTGCACCGCGTTCATGTAGATCGCGTCCACGTCCGGGCGCTCCTCGCGATCGACCTTGATCGGCACGTAGCGCTCGTTGAGAAACGCCGCGACTTGCTCATCCTCGAACGACTCGTGCTCCATGACGTGGCACCAGTGACAGGTCGAATAGCCGATGGAAAGCAGGACCGGCACGTTGCGGGCCTTGGCCTCCTCAAAAGCCTCGTCGCCCCAGGCGTACCAGTTCACCGGGTTGTGCGCGTGCTGGAGCAGGTAAGGGCTCGTCTCGAGGACGAGCCGGTTCACGTATTTCGCGCGGCCGTCGTCGAGAAGGTGCCGCGTGCGCGGCGCCCAAGCCGCGCCCCTGGCGGCGTACGCGGCGAGCAGGTCGCGCATCAGGCCGTCCGCGTAAGGTGGAACGCCTGGAGGGGATTGCGTCATGTTCCGGAATTCTCCCTGGTCCACCGCGTGGTTCGTCGCGTTCTTGCGGCACGCCGGCACGGAAAGCGCGACGGCGACCGCAAGGACGCCGGCCGCGAATCGACGACGGGTCCGTCGCGCCGGGACGAACGCGGGCGTGTAAGGCCGAAGCATGCACGCCTTGATACGGCGACGCAAACGCCATCGCGACATCACCATCCGCCAACGGTGAGCCGGATCACCGTCGCGTACGCCGCCTAGCGCAGACCGACGGATTTTTGCAACACGCGGTCGAGGATCGCGCGCGGCATCAGAAAAACAAGAAACGGCGCGATGCGCGAAAGCAGGTGACGCCGATACCGCGCGCGCGGGCGACGGCCGTTTACCAGATCGAGAATCAGCCGCGCGATGGATTCGGGCGTGACGGCGTCCTTGTTGATGTTCGCGATCATGTCGAGCGTCTTCGAATAAGCCGCCCCGTAGGGAGAGCCGGGATTCATCAGGACCGGTTCCGAATGATGCCGCGCCGTCTTGAAAAACCGCGTCGCGACCGGCCCGGGTTCGATCAACACGACGCGCACGCCGAACGGCGAAAGTTCCATGCGCAACGCGTCGCTCCACGCCTCCATCGCGTGTTTGGTCGCCGCGTAGATACCGCCGAACGGCGAGGAAAGCACGCCCGTCACGCTGCTGACGTTGACGATGAGCCCTTCCCCGGCGGCGCGCATCGCCGGACAGAACGCCTGCACGAGCGCGATGGCCGCGAAGGTGTTGACCTCGAACATCTCGCGGATCGTCGCCGGCGGCGTCTCCTCGATCGCCGAGCGCGCGCCGAATCCCGCGTTGTTGACGAGCACGTTCGGATCGCCCATCCGTTCGCGAATTTCCCGGACGAGGCGATCGACCTGGTCCGCGAGCGCGAGATCCGCCAGAAACGGCGTGACGTTTTCGATGGCGGCGAGCGCAATGGCGTCGTCGTTTTTGCGTACGACCGCGGCCACGCGATACCCCGCGCCCGCGAGCATCCGCGTCGCGGCAAGGCCGATGCCGCTGCCCGCGCCGGTGACGACGACAACGCGCGATGGCCGGCCCGCCGCCCTCATTCGGCGCGCACCACGATGAGTTTTTCCTGGGTCAATTCGCGTACCGCGAAGGGCACGCCGCCGACGCCGAGACCGGATTTCTTACGGCCGCCGAACGGCATGCCGTCCACGCGAAACGCCGTGTGGTCGTTGACCATCACCGCGGACGCATCAAGGCGCGATG
The nucleotide sequence above comes from bacterium. Encoded proteins:
- a CDS encoding protein-L-isoaspartate(D-aspartate) O-methyltransferase, which translates into the protein MPSDPHRNHRRRLIVLVVILVALLAVSAFAGGYDDARERMVKTTIADRGVTDERVLAAMRKVPRHEFVPPALRPIAYTDTALPIARGQTISQPYIVAFMTEAARIGPKDKVLEIGTGSGYQAAVLAEVAREVYSIEILCDLAESAQKTLKRIGYGRVKVKCGDGFRGWPENAPFDAILVTAAPKEVPRPLIEQLAEGGRLVIPVGESFQNLARYVKRKGDFVREDLLPVRFVPMTGPGTGVPTPTAP
- a CDS encoding polysaccharide deacetylase family protein, which translates into the protein MTHRFALTVDVEEWFMVENLRPACPISSWPNLESRVVPATERVLAILREEGVGRATFFVVGQVAERYPDLVKRIAGEGFEIASHSMDHISNFEHDEERVRWNLAESKRVLERIAGAEIAGYRAPSFSIDDRVVRIARECGYRYDASYNDTSGHDRYGRADFSAFDRIAPGILRDADGFTELGVANLPFAGKRVGWGGGGYFRLIPGPIYNAGMHRVLDAFGHAVFYCHPWEFDPAQPRVSGISAGARFRHYNNLAKMEPRLRALIRDLKLRGVEFVTAGELAEAAG
- a CDS encoding NTP transferase domain-containing protein gives rise to the protein MKGIILAGGTATRMRPLTDITNKHLLPVGRVPMIYHPIAKFKRAGITDILVVTGRDHMGHMVQQLGSGHQFGLEFTFRVQDRPGGIAQALGLARGFAAGDAVAVHLGDNIFEDDIAPFADDFRAGDAHGAMIFVKEVDDPERFGVATIEGDRVTGIEEKPANPRSNLAVTGLYFYDATVFDVVPTLVPSRRGELEITDVNNHYIRRGEMRLARVSGFWSDAGTFESWHRANAVAFSMDFGDLFEKE
- a CDS encoding dTDP-4-dehydrorhamnose 3,5-epimerase family protein; translated protein: MIHGVKVKPLRVIPDERGRLMEILRVDDDIFEKFGQVYMTTAYPGVVKAWHYHHLQTDHFAVVRGMMKLVLWDGRDPALGHGYQGETSPTANMVNEFFLGVHNPMLVKIPALVMHGFKAVGDEEAIVINTPTMPYRYDDPDEFRIDPHDGGIPYDWSRKDG
- the rfbB gene encoding dTDP-glucose 4,6-dehydratase, which codes for MAARRILVTGAAGFIGANFVRELLGADPEAFVVGLDALTYAGNLENLAGLPDDRFRFEKADIRDRDRLDALFAQDRYTHVVNFAAESHVDRSIAGPEIFVDVNVRGTLTLLEAVRRHGGARFVQIGTDEVYGSLGPEGAFTEDSPIRPSSPYSASKAGADHIALAYHVTFGMDVLVTRCSNNYGPYQFPEKLIPLMILNGLRGEPLPVYGDGKNVRDWIHVRDHARAILSVIERGRAGEVYNIGAKNEWANIDIVHLVCDIVDETRGNAPGTSRKLIRFVKDRPGHDRRYAIDSAKLAREIGHEASIDFPAGIRETVAWYVENESWWTRILSGEYRRYYDAMYKDRGAADA
- a CDS encoding redoxin domain-containing protein, which codes for MFVVAGCAEKGLADVRVGDAAPAFSLTGIDGKTHALDAYKGKVVVLEWTNPGCPFIVRHAKEKTMPTLAENHPDVVFLAVNSTKADHGDYLEPAEYKKWLDENGDATTTLYDKDGTVGKSYGAKTTPHMFVIDEKGKVIYAGAMDDNASPRKKDGVTNYIDKALAAHKAGKTPDPAQTKAYGCGVKY
- a CDS encoding superoxide dismutase, producing the protein MPTRRNVLAASAAALGGLALFDRRSALADKPSLQKVALPGAGYVADGKHELPPLPYAYDALEPHIDAKTMQLHHDIHHKGYVDGLNEAEQALAKARDAGDAGAIGKAELALAFHGSGHANHTTFWNNMKPADAKKGAPEGALANAIARDFGSLDKMKTHLTAAAGKVEGNGWGMLAYHPLFRKLYVLSVHNHQNTSVVGAIPILVVDVWEHAYYLKYQNKRGDYIKAWWNVVDFADVEARYAAAARI
- a CDS encoding acyltransferase family protein, translated to MATSTLEKERREQQNGARRPASDVKPGDAARKPSIERLVGDYERLSPEDRARVRRLILRRAGEEEAVARAVKPAESVDIAAPKSTDDFELPSEQFFAFLRNVWKAVEKYVPYDSYRDGDEDRLDLVREEVLHALEPLEWVLKTYFRYEVNGLEHIPRKGRAIIVSNHGLLPVDGWFLFYEIWRHRGRWGRGLTDWRIYRLPWLRQLFMDMGMVVGSHENGDRLLQDENLIFIMPGGSKEAWKSSKYRYRLLWRGRTGFVRLALRNRAPIIPSANVGTDDTYRVFFDGYTTAYQLFRTKKVLLPISVPVGLGLFPLPVKMTQYVGEPIHLPYPPEAENDPAIVEECQEIVKAKVYELIDIGLRERQERSLGHIVRGR
- a CDS encoding aldo/keto reductase, with translation MPAFLSRVTLGRSGLSVGPLGIAGGYGVGYRGLFKAFDAGVNYWYHGSRRAGGMSAAIRDLCAAGHRSDLVIVLQSYSRSGALLTATTQFGMKRLAIEQLDVLLLGWFDRPPPARVLDAARDLREKGLVRHIAISSHNRPRFLEYAGIDDIDILHVRYNAAHTGAENEVFSHLPAPRPGVVSYTNTRWGHLLKSRLMPDGETPMRGRDCYRFAMSHPSVDVAIAGPSNADELDEALAALVEGPILPDEEERFRRIGSHVRAHGPVRTRPFWSGA
- a CDS encoding CDGSH iron-sulfur domain-containing protein; protein product: MADPRIAERFPAVLELEPGTYKWCACGDSQNQPFCDGSHRGTEFSPRVVELTEKKRVALCQCKHSGNKPYCDGTHASLGGDGAS